A part of Paenibacillus sp. 481 genomic DNA contains:
- a CDS encoding RNA polymerase sigma factor, producing the protein MSSTQSDKDIIEQILDGRQELYAILVNKYKRQMYGLLIGMGASHEDAQDTAQDAFIKAYRKLAEHDRNRSFAAWLYSIVVRTYQDRFKRKQLSFMELDQELMADETTPETLFLRAESKQHVQHYIHQLPPVQRMVIMLRYTNELTYEEICEVTDLSMHQVKNALHRAKHALRQEIVQEGGQHVYEMSYL; encoded by the coding sequence ATGAGCAGCACGCAATCAGATAAAGACATCATTGAGCAAATATTAGATGGTAGACAGGAACTGTACGCCATCCTAGTCAACAAATATAAACGGCAAATGTACGGCTTGCTCATTGGCATGGGAGCCAGTCATGAAGACGCACAGGATACAGCGCAGGACGCCTTCATTAAGGCGTACCGCAAGCTAGCTGAACACGATCGAAATAGAAGCTTTGCCGCGTGGTTATATTCCATCGTCGTTAGAACGTATCAAGATCGATTTAAACGAAAGCAGCTTTCGTTCATGGAATTGGATCAAGAGCTCATGGCGGATGAGACAACGCCGGAAACGTTATTTCTTCGTGCAGAATCGAAGCAGCACGTGCAGCATTATATTCATCAGCTACCGCCAGTGCAGCGAATGGTCATTATGCTGCGTTATACGAATGAGCTTACCTATGAGGAAATATGCGAAGTAACGGATTTATCGATGCATCAGGTGAAAAATGCATTGCACCGCGCCAAGCACGCGTTAAGACAGGAAATCGTGCAAGAAGGAGGTCAGCATGTCTATGAAATGTCTTACCTATGA
- a CDS encoding ECF transporter S component yields the protein MQHQTAGSNKLKFTDILITVMIGIVFGVIFKLWDSVYSMAKPLFPQAGQLTYGMWFMAGPFAYLLIRKPGVALLASLAAANLSALLGSAWGLETIVYGLVQGLAAELVFAAVRYRKYGLAIAGIAGIMSAAGSFLVDLGYSYANYETWVLVLKYGLRVVSAFLFAGVFAYALMKALEATGVTRSIRPASREDYASLDR from the coding sequence TTGCAACATCAGACAGCAGGTAGCAACAAATTAAAGTTCACTGACATTTTGATTACGGTGATGATCGGTATCGTGTTTGGCGTCATCTTTAAGTTATGGGATAGTGTGTACAGCATGGCGAAGCCACTGTTCCCACAAGCAGGACAACTGACTTATGGCATGTGGTTTATGGCAGGGCCGTTTGCTTACTTGCTTATTCGTAAGCCGGGAGTTGCACTGCTCGCAAGCCTTGCGGCAGCTAACTTATCCGCATTGCTCGGATCAGCATGGGGCTTGGAGACGATTGTGTACGGATTGGTGCAAGGCTTGGCTGCTGAATTGGTATTTGCAGCCGTTCGCTATCGGAAATATGGGCTGGCGATTGCAGGTATCGCGGGCATTATGTCGGCGGCAGGCTCATTCCTCGTCGATCTCGGATACAGCTATGCCAACTATGAGACGTGGGTACTCGTACTGAAATACGGGCTGCGCGTTGTCAGTGCGTTCTTGTTTGCAGGTGTGTTCGCCTATGCGTTGATGAAGGCGCTAGAAGCGACTGGTGTTACGAGATCGATTCGCCCCGCTTCGCGAGAAGATTATGCATCGTTGGATCGCTAG
- a CDS encoding ABC transporter ATP-binding protein, which translates to MQQTQGTTSVSLTRLRLKFPGEESLLFKDLSLDVSVGQKVLLLGPSGCGKSTLLQVLSGIIPQSLEVPLKYEDRQLPRHWGYVFQDPDTQFCMPYVDEELAFVLENLSIPREQMPARMQAILERVGLHFTDLHTPIQSLSQGMKQRLALASVLLLEPEVLFLDEPSALLDPEGTEQVWDTVKDIAGACTILIVEHKIEHVIDVVDRVLLFDNEGHIMADGRPEEIFTAHKNKLIDYGIWYPGVWQDYADSESYQTIVRSRQSELREQREQRELREQREQTHEAAMLETRPTASITEDATELFTKKPILSLQDFAGYREQEIKVCVPKAEVYPGEWIAIVGENGAGKSTLLLSLMQLLSTTGKYIIAGRLVPKAKKRWFGTSNPQPPAELAFVFQNPEMQFLTNSVYEELAYELRLMERTDTEIEQQVTRMLNAFELDSVGLQRHPYHLSLGQKRRLSVASAMMRERPVLLLDEPTFGQDARNTFAILDKLERLRAAGTAIIMVTHDQHIVQHFADRVWQVEHGRLTESVWSAEHASASVSATRTTTATAIRTETETGTGTGTGAGTATATATRPRPRTETAAKAEAETVAGNGIGTFIQTGADSKGGVQSVLPSKQEAPCT; encoded by the coding sequence ATGCAACAAACACAAGGCACAACATCTGTTTCGCTTACTCGTTTGCGCCTGAAATTCCCGGGAGAGGAATCCTTGCTGTTCAAGGACCTCTCCCTTGACGTTTCCGTCGGGCAGAAGGTACTGCTGCTTGGGCCAAGTGGCTGTGGCAAGTCTACCTTGCTGCAAGTGCTAAGCGGCATTATTCCGCAATCGCTAGAAGTTCCTCTCAAGTATGAGGATCGGCAGCTACCACGTCATTGGGGCTATGTGTTCCAAGACCCTGACACCCAATTTTGCATGCCGTACGTGGACGAAGAGCTGGCCTTCGTGTTGGAGAACCTATCCATTCCTCGCGAACAAATGCCTGCACGAATGCAGGCTATTTTGGAGCGGGTCGGATTGCATTTTACGGACTTGCATACGCCGATCCAGTCCTTATCCCAAGGGATGAAACAGCGATTGGCGCTTGCTTCCGTGCTGCTGCTTGAGCCAGAGGTGTTGTTTCTGGATGAGCCATCAGCTTTGCTCGATCCGGAAGGAACCGAGCAAGTTTGGGATACGGTCAAAGATATCGCGGGTGCGTGCACGATTCTGATTGTCGAGCACAAAATAGAGCACGTCATCGACGTGGTGGATCGGGTGCTGCTGTTCGACAATGAGGGACATATTATGGCCGATGGTCGGCCTGAGGAGATTTTTACAGCGCATAAAAATAAGCTGATCGACTACGGCATCTGGTATCCCGGTGTCTGGCAAGATTATGCCGATTCGGAGTCCTACCAGACGATTGTGCGGAGTAGGCAGTCGGAGCTGCGGGAGCAGCGAGAGCAACGGGAGCTGCGCGAGCAACGAGAGCAAACGCATGAGGCAGCGATGCTTGAGACAAGGCCAACTGCAAGTATTACTGAAGATGCTACTGAACTTTTCACTAAAAAGCCCATCCTATCCTTGCAAGATTTCGCAGGCTACCGCGAGCAAGAGATTAAAGTCTGTGTACCGAAGGCCGAAGTCTATCCTGGAGAATGGATTGCGATAGTAGGCGAAAATGGCGCTGGTAAGAGCACGCTGCTGCTATCCCTGATGCAGTTGCTTAGCACGACTGGTAAGTATATTATCGCTGGCAGGCTGGTGCCGAAAGCGAAGAAACGTTGGTTCGGAACAAGTAACCCGCAGCCCCCTGCGGAGCTAGCCTTCGTCTTTCAAAATCCTGAGATGCAGTTTCTGACGAACTCCGTCTACGAAGAGTTAGCGTACGAACTCCGTCTAATGGAAAGGACAGACACCGAGATCGAACAGCAGGTAACGAGAATGCTTAACGCGTTCGAGCTTGATTCAGTCGGATTGCAGCGGCATCCGTACCACTTGTCGCTTGGGCAGAAGCGCAGGCTAAGCGTAGCCTCCGCTATGATGCGAGAACGCCCGGTACTGCTGCTTGATGAGCCTACGTTCGGGCAAGATGCCCGCAACACATTCGCTATTCTCGACAAATTAGAACGGCTCCGCGCAGCTGGAACCGCGATTATAATGGTCACGCACGATCAGCATATTGTGCAGCACTTTGCGGATCGCGTGTGGCAAGTAGAGCATGGCCGGCTTACAGAATCGGTATGGTCGGCTGAACACGCAAGCGCAAGCGTAAGCGCGACCAGAACCACAACAGCAACAGCAATCAGAACTGAAACTGAAACTGGGACTGGAACAGGAACAGGAGCAGGAACTGCAACTGCAACTGCAACCAGACCCAGACCCAGAACCGAAACCGCAGCCAAAGCCGAAGCCGAGACCGTGGCTGGGAACGGAATCGGGACATTCATTCAGACCGGAGCTGACTCAAAAGGAGGAGTACAATCCGTACTCCCGAGCAAACAGGAGGCGCCGTGCACATGA
- a CDS encoding energy-coupling factor transporter transmembrane component T family protein translates to MNLLMPNKETWLHRVNPAYKLLVFILLLLIALLNQNFDFALYQFIMYTLLLLLFSGHSIKKVLLLIAPFIMLFISTASTMMMFGKGVNIWWSWGLIRISEESFYHGLLLGCKTLSFGMLGLTFALTTKPILLFYALMQQFRLPPQYAYSFIASLRMLPAIWDDLRTRSHALKVRGVRYKRGIKGVYQRLSLYALPLLADSIRRAQRVAIAMEAKRFQMGQARTYYYITRYHRLDVWFTLFMLAVILIAYGLARRVPLVG, encoded by the coding sequence ATGAACCTACTCATGCCGAACAAGGAGACATGGCTGCACCGTGTCAACCCAGCTTATAAGCTGCTCGTCTTTATTCTTTTACTGCTAATCGCGCTGTTAAATCAGAACTTTGATTTTGCCTTATATCAATTCATCATGTATACCTTGCTGCTTCTGCTGTTTAGCGGCCACTCTATTAAAAAAGTGCTGCTGCTCATCGCCCCCTTCATCATGCTGTTCATCTCAACAGCATCGACCATGATGATGTTCGGCAAAGGCGTGAACATCTGGTGGTCATGGGGACTCATTCGCATCTCGGAGGAAAGCTTCTATCACGGTCTTCTCCTCGGCTGCAAGACGTTAAGCTTTGGCATGCTGGGCTTAACTTTCGCCCTGACGACGAAGCCGATTCTACTCTTTTATGCCTTGATGCAGCAGTTTCGGCTGCCGCCGCAGTACGCGTACAGCTTTATCGCATCCTTGCGCATGCTGCCGGCCATTTGGGACGACCTGCGCACACGGTCTCATGCGCTGAAGGTACGCGGCGTCCGCTATAAGCGCGGCATTAAAGGCGTCTATCAACGGCTCAGCCTATACGCCCTGCCGCTGCTCGCAGACAGCATCCGCCGTGCGCAGCGCGTCGCCATAGCCATGGAAGCGAAGCGATTCCAAATGGGGCAAGCTCGCACCTACTATTACATCACACGCTACCACCGCTTGGATGTCTGGTTTACGCTGTTCATGCTCGCCGTGATACTTATCGCATACGGGTTGGCGCGACGTGTCCCTTTAGTTGGATAG
- a CDS encoding LacI family DNA-binding transcriptional regulator yields the protein MKKPTMKEIARRANVSVATVSYVLNNAPNQTIPEKTRSLIHQIANELNFIPNLAARSLVKKRTGLVGILINKHAEQPVWKRYSQHLFVDELEQLLTAAGFHTLLISLDASNPKLDVIAERKLEAAFLIDVKEDIFYSISNKFVEGVPLILIDSLIDDTLFNQINYDYESAFQQAFRSLEPPYCLVMEHHHNQALVNKIKSASGLTDEHIFIVKNVPDLADYIRIAPFKSVVVINEMIGNYIERANLFEQLAVICTCSCPEILSATTHKVVFQEEKSAVAFELMKQLLHSAAQKPYKHNQFLIQAKV from the coding sequence ATGAAAAAACCGACCATGAAAGAAATTGCGAGACGTGCTAATGTTTCCGTTGCAACAGTGAGCTATGTCCTAAACAATGCTCCGAATCAAACGATTCCTGAAAAAACACGCTCGCTCATTCACCAAATTGCGAATGAGCTCAACTTTATTCCTAACTTGGCAGCTCGCTCCCTCGTTAAGAAAAGAACCGGACTTGTCGGTATTCTCATTAACAAACATGCCGAGCAGCCTGTATGGAAACGGTATAGCCAGCACCTTTTTGTGGACGAATTAGAACAGCTACTGACAGCTGCTGGCTTCCATACCTTATTGATTTCGCTAGATGCATCAAACCCTAAGTTGGATGTCATTGCCGAGCGTAAACTGGAAGCCGCTTTCCTGATCGATGTTAAAGAGGACATTTTTTATTCCATTTCGAATAAGTTTGTGGAAGGCGTGCCGTTAATTTTAATTGATAGTCTGATAGATGACACATTATTTAACCAGATTAATTATGATTATGAGTCCGCATTCCAACAAGCATTTCGTTCCTTGGAGCCTCCATACTGCCTCGTCATGGAGCATCATCATAATCAGGCATTAGTGAACAAGATAAAGTCAGCTTCAGGATTAACGGACGAACATATTTTCATTGTAAAAAATGTACCGGATCTTGCCGACTATATACGTATAGCACCATTTAAAAGCGTCGTTGTCATTAATGAAATGATAGGCAACTATATCGAACGGGCCAACCTTTTCGAACAACTTGCGGTCATTTGTACTTGCAGTTGTCCGGAAATACTAAGCGCGACGACACATAAAGTTGTGTTTCAAGAAGAGAAAAGTGCTGTCGCATTTGAGCTGATGAAACAGCTCTTACATAGTGCCGCACAAAAACCATATAAGCATAATCAATTTCTTATCCAAGCAAAGGTATAA
- a CDS encoding MFS transporter, with translation MLDAQVTISEPTSTSKPAAPTQAQPLTNLWRNKQYVLLFFAYTFALFGNSFHTIALNLWVLNETGSAKMMSVILVCHLVVAALFGSVAGTVVDRFNRRTIMMIADILRCLLVITIAVCVAIPNTPFIFIVILTGLVTFLSLFQGPAFNASLINIVGKEHIQKASGYLNIADNIARIVGYAVGGIFVAAFGGAWAIFIDGMTFLLSFVLIWLAGSFPSPRTNTGSQRKFIDDFRIGFRFVRTNPFAKAVTVLLPFLALCFMSALMLTQVMAVKVWQATPFEFGLIEACIPLGYMIGAGIIVAFGSKIKRRGRLVMFNLLLMGPAYLILSYSSSTITAIPTILLVGFTFSFCTLLVNIILRLEISEELQGRVFGIMGSLISVMPSVGLVVASYFADIYGAGSVMRVIGIILLLFALVAVVKLKEIRNYN, from the coding sequence ATGCTAGACGCACAAGTCACCATTTCCGAGCCAACAAGCACTAGCAAACCTGCTGCACCAACACAAGCGCAGCCATTAACGAATCTATGGCGAAACAAGCAGTATGTTCTACTTTTTTTCGCCTATACCTTTGCGCTGTTCGGCAATTCCTTTCATACTATCGCGCTCAATTTATGGGTCCTGAACGAAACGGGCAGCGCCAAAATGATGTCGGTTATTTTGGTATGCCACCTTGTTGTCGCGGCCTTGTTCGGATCCGTTGCGGGCACCGTCGTCGATCGATTTAATCGACGCACGATCATGATGATCGCTGATATATTACGATGCCTATTAGTGATCACGATTGCTGTATGCGTAGCTATTCCTAACACGCCGTTTATTTTTATCGTCATCCTAACGGGATTAGTTACGTTTCTAAGTCTTTTTCAGGGACCTGCGTTCAATGCGTCATTAATTAATATCGTAGGCAAAGAACATATCCAAAAAGCATCCGGCTATTTAAATATTGCCGATAACATTGCCCGCATCGTCGGGTACGCCGTAGGCGGCATATTTGTGGCTGCGTTCGGTGGGGCTTGGGCCATTTTTATAGATGGCATGACATTTCTACTCTCCTTTGTTCTTATATGGCTAGCTGGCTCATTTCCATCACCGCGGACGAACACAGGTTCACAGCGGAAGTTTATTGACGACTTTCGTATCGGGTTTCGCTTTGTACGGACCAATCCGTTTGCCAAAGCTGTTACCGTGCTGCTGCCGTTTTTGGCACTTTGCTTTATGTCCGCGTTGATGCTGACGCAAGTTATGGCTGTGAAGGTGTGGCAAGCAACACCGTTTGAGTTCGGCCTGATCGAAGCTTGTATCCCATTAGGCTATATGATTGGTGCGGGAATTATTGTCGCGTTCGGCTCCAAAATCAAGCGGCGCGGTAGACTCGTTATGTTCAATTTATTGCTCATGGGACCAGCCTATTTGATTCTTTCTTATAGTTCATCGACCATAACAGCGATCCCAACGATTCTCTTAGTCGGTTTTACGTTTTCGTTCTGTACGCTGCTCGTTAATATTATTTTGCGGCTTGAGATTTCGGAGGAGCTTCAGGGGCGCGTATTTGGCATTATGGGGTCGCTTATCAGCGTCATGCCGTCTGTAGGCTTAGTTGTGGCATCTTATTTTGCCGATATTTATGGCGCTGGCTCGGTTATGCGTGTTATCGGAATCATTCTGCTGCTATTCGCACTTGTCGCTGTTGTGAAGTTGAAAGAGATCAGAAACTATAATTAG
- a CDS encoding DEAD/DEAH box helicase yields the protein MINVLPWKVECHRTTDGGFLIWPAGMRRELVEFKHILFGWHAPSFYGTMLDVVEGRRQEGVAISPVLAMDLFVQGTTVRWSDVIWGDTAQIVKEVAQLYAQVLTEGRLRPSFAAWRQGGLGWEPLWTAEELQAVERLQAQAERLEDLGLVNWFDSLMIELSKGQLTATPESFVGQEVGTAYTHRAEWWERAITARPELLQFRAPPPYKASANGEATGMDAEDWLQSIGWIRDDAPCRLVFRLDEPEEDSDPWKLQLLLRDREQPDVEIACQFELREISGETSQERSEAERSEASALASDDELIDESTLATPIAHIQPVTGAFPESWADVAPQVLERAMAKVWRLLPWLELKEDNGSQLKRQLTEAEAWTFLAEGSLMLTEAGFIVVVPAWWQRVQQLKTRLRAKVKTSAGGSSQSLIGLEHMMDFDWKVAIGDLELTETEFRELAEQGRRLVRIRGQWIQLSPDDLAQIRRMVRKVGTEGLTLGEVLELHLAEAAAQAKTEQDEEWEIDDMNSAWLEVELNDHLRALFEQLQRNTSLPVFDPPSKLLGTLRPYQQEGYSWLTFLRRFGLGACLADDMGLGKTIQWIAYLLRCVEEEPSGPPSLLVCPTSVLGNWQKELERFAPSLRIYMHYGSKRAQGEQMIAEMSAAHLVLTTYTTALNDHDGLSAIKWSTICLDEAQNIKNPYTKQSIAMRKLNAHHRIALTGTPMENRLTELWSIFDFINPGYLGTLAQFRRTYVNPIERTRDTEWIGLVQKLVKPFLLRRLKKDPAIQLELPEKNEAKAYVTLSVEQAALYEQVLDDMFNRIDQLETMERRGAILAALAKLKQVCNHPALYHKEDATGWEPERSGKLVRLLEMVDELRSEGDSCLIFTQYVETGHMLKAVLEQGRQERVYFLHGGVPKASRDEMVEHFQDASLPEAERASIFILSLKAGGTGLNLTAANHVFHYDRWWNPAVENQASDRAFRIGQTRDVQVHKLIALGTLEERIDEMIEQKQHLSDQVVGSGEAWVTELSTSELRELFALRAQWTE from the coding sequence ATGATAAATGTGTTGCCATGGAAGGTGGAATGCCACCGGACGACAGATGGCGGCTTCTTGATCTGGCCCGCGGGTATGCGGCGGGAGTTGGTTGAGTTCAAGCATATCTTGTTCGGCTGGCATGCGCCGTCGTTCTACGGTACGATGCTTGACGTTGTTGAGGGCCGCAGGCAAGAAGGTGTTGCAATATCGCCTGTACTTGCAATGGACTTGTTCGTGCAAGGCACGACCGTGCGTTGGTCGGACGTGATATGGGGAGATACGGCCCAAATCGTGAAGGAAGTTGCGCAGTTATATGCGCAAGTACTGACTGAGGGCCGACTGCGTCCTTCCTTTGCCGCGTGGCGGCAGGGCGGACTAGGCTGGGAGCCTTTATGGACAGCTGAGGAGCTTCAAGCGGTGGAACGGCTTCAAGCGCAGGCGGAACGATTAGAAGACCTTGGACTTGTAAACTGGTTCGACAGTTTAATGATAGAACTAAGCAAAGGTCAACTAACCGCTACGCCCGAGTCTTTCGTCGGTCAAGAGGTTGGTACCGCCTATACTCACCGTGCAGAGTGGTGGGAGCGTGCGATTACTGCACGCCCAGAATTGCTGCAATTCCGTGCGCCGCCGCCATATAAGGCTTCGGCAAATGGTGAGGCGACTGGAATGGATGCGGAAGATTGGCTGCAATCTATCGGTTGGATTCGCGATGATGCGCCTTGCCGTCTCGTCTTTCGTCTGGACGAGCCGGAGGAAGACAGCGACCCGTGGAAGCTTCAATTATTATTGCGGGATCGGGAGCAGCCAGATGTGGAGATCGCCTGTCAATTCGAATTACGTGAAATAAGCGGGGAAACGAGTCAAGAACGGAGCGAGGCTGAGCGTAGTGAAGCGAGTGCGCTCGCGAGTGATGATGAGCTCATAGACGAAAGCACGCTTGCTACACCCATTGCACATATTCAGCCCGTTACGGGCGCGTTCCCAGAGTCATGGGCTGATGTCGCACCGCAAGTGCTGGAAAGAGCGATGGCCAAAGTATGGCGCCTGCTGCCTTGGCTTGAGTTGAAAGAAGATAATGGCAGCCAATTAAAGCGGCAGCTTACAGAAGCGGAGGCGTGGACGTTCTTGGCCGAAGGTAGCCTAATGTTGACGGAGGCGGGCTTCATTGTCGTCGTGCCAGCATGGTGGCAGCGGGTACAGCAGCTGAAGACAAGGCTGCGGGCCAAGGTGAAAACGTCTGCGGGCGGTAGCTCCCAATCGTTAATCGGACTCGAACATATGATGGATTTCGATTGGAAAGTGGCGATTGGTGATTTAGAGCTGACCGAAACAGAGTTCCGCGAGTTGGCGGAGCAAGGACGTAGGTTAGTACGGATTCGTGGGCAATGGATTCAGCTTAGCCCAGATGATTTGGCGCAAATACGTCGTATGGTGCGCAAAGTGGGCACAGAAGGACTGACGTTGGGCGAAGTGCTTGAGCTGCACTTGGCTGAAGCAGCGGCTCAAGCGAAGACGGAGCAGGACGAAGAGTGGGAAATCGACGACATGAACAGCGCGTGGCTTGAAGTGGAGTTGAATGACCATTTGCGGGCACTGTTCGAGCAGTTGCAGCGGAATACCTCGTTGCCTGTGTTCGATCCACCGTCTAAGCTACTAGGCACGCTGCGTCCTTATCAGCAGGAAGGCTACTCGTGGCTTACGTTTCTGCGTCGCTTCGGGCTTGGCGCTTGCTTGGCCGATGACATGGGACTCGGCAAGACGATTCAATGGATCGCCTACTTGCTGCGCTGTGTAGAGGAAGAACCATCCGGGCCGCCTTCGTTGCTCGTCTGCCCAACGTCGGTGTTGGGCAATTGGCAGAAGGAGCTGGAGCGCTTTGCGCCTAGCCTACGCATTTATATGCATTACGGCAGCAAACGTGCGCAAGGCGAGCAGATGATTGCCGAGATGTCAGCAGCACACTTAGTGCTGACCACCTATACAACGGCGCTAAATGACCACGACGGGCTTAGCGCCATCAAGTGGTCGACCATTTGCCTAGACGAAGCGCAAAATATTAAAAATCCGTACACGAAGCAATCGATTGCGATGCGCAAGCTTAACGCTCACCATCGCATCGCGCTCACGGGTACGCCGATGGAAAATCGATTGACCGAGCTATGGTCGATCTTTGACTTCATTAACCCAGGCTACCTAGGCACGCTGGCACAGTTTCGCCGCACCTACGTGAACCCGATTGAGCGGACACGGGACACGGAATGGATCGGGCTCGTGCAGAAGCTGGTGAAACCATTTTTGCTGCGGCGTCTGAAGAAAGATCCGGCGATCCAGCTTGAGCTGCCGGAGAAGAACGAAGCGAAAGCGTACGTCACGCTTTCTGTTGAGCAGGCAGCCTTGTACGAGCAAGTGCTGGACGACATGTTTAATCGGATTGACCAATTGGAGACGATGGAGCGGCGTGGCGCTATTTTGGCGGCGTTGGCGAAGTTGAAGCAGGTGTGCAACCATCCTGCACTTTATCATAAAGAAGATGCTACAGGCTGGGAGCCCGAGCGTTCTGGCAAGCTTGTCCGACTGCTTGAGATGGTGGACGAGTTGCGGAGTGAGGGTGACAGTTGCTTGATTTTTACCCAGTATGTAGAGACTGGGCATATGCTGAAAGCCGTGCTGGAGCAGGGCCGACAAGAGCGCGTGTACTTCCTGCATGGCGGCGTGCCTAAGGCGTCACGTGACGAGATGGTCGAGCATTTCCAAGACGCGTCGCTGCCTGAAGCGGAGCGAGCGAGCATTTTTATACTGTCATTAAAGGCAGGCGGAACAGGCTTGAACCTGACAGCCGCGAACCATGTGTTTCACTATGATCGCTGGTGGAATCCGGCGGTCGAGAATCAAGCGTCTGACCGCGCCTTTCGTATTGGGCAGACACGCGATGTACAGGTGCATAAGCTTATTGCACTCGGCACGCTGGAGGAGCGCATCGACGAAATGATCGAGCAGAAGCAGCATTTGAGCGATCAAGTGGTGGGCAGCGGTGAAGCATGGGTGACGGAGCTGTCTACATCTGAGCTGCGGGAGTTGTTCGCGCTGCGTGCCCAGTGGACGGAATAA
- a CDS encoding SWIM zinc finger family protein, which produces MSQQALLKNVVNRLTEQIANTFEYKVLERGWRYYRAHAVTALRVSEMGSDMIVTAIVNGNTNYAVRIHSSPFDNSSCNCPYNDYCKHMAAVFFQLCAEAGLSPELYLSELRQACMSQERAVSAARKRALVKEDAERRKKVRQMSLDHSGTAEEWHQFFERKFDRSFTDYQSSVTEITAWVKTEMDREAEGMDEELYVLYRMHGIMYVLQQLSNRASGASSRAYAYKDAGMKELAQSSIEELGSLLTEAKEAELSVTYPTYVSALGMKAGELAFNGEMAIVDGQEVYALFWSTLLNEPSMLTQERDRLVAQLDEEARVARIAAESKPRMMFDSDVDPPRVNDAVEAALIQLQALLGEDEQAVERLARINKYREAGRYLGYLHEHADKKQYDKLWIWLKGLAPLIRLTRSRADVEAYWSYWKQMYEREPDNPMYESLAMTLMPNVTPYLSSFLIDKQRFRDWANVQILRRVTPDEIAKAELRLMQREAPELLLPLYHQAIERQIEDRSREQYRAAVKLLHELRELYAASGREPLWESYVHSLLHRYARLRALREELRKGALLP; this is translated from the coding sequence TTGTCACAACAAGCATTGCTAAAAAACGTGGTCAATAGACTTACAGAACAGATTGCGAATACATTTGAATATAAAGTTCTGGAACGCGGCTGGCGGTATTATCGAGCTCATGCTGTAACTGCTCTGCGTGTCTCGGAAATGGGCAGTGATATGATTGTTACGGCGATTGTGAACGGAAATACGAATTATGCTGTTAGGATTCATAGCAGCCCCTTCGATAACAGTTCATGCAATTGCCCATACAACGACTATTGCAAACATATGGCAGCTGTCTTTTTTCAGTTGTGTGCAGAAGCAGGTTTGAGTCCCGAATTGTACTTGTCAGAGCTTCGTCAGGCTTGTATGTCGCAGGAACGCGCGGTTAGCGCGGCTCGTAAACGAGCGCTCGTGAAGGAAGATGCCGAGCGCCGTAAAAAAGTAAGGCAGATGTCGCTTGATCACTCGGGAACGGCTGAGGAGTGGCATCAGTTTTTCGAGCGGAAATTTGATCGTTCATTTACCGATTATCAATCCTCCGTTACAGAAATAACGGCATGGGTGAAGACTGAAATGGATCGGGAAGCTGAGGGGATGGATGAGGAGCTTTATGTGCTCTATCGCATGCATGGGATCATGTATGTGCTCCAGCAGTTGTCGAATCGAGCTAGCGGAGCGTCTTCCCGCGCTTATGCCTATAAAGATGCAGGCATGAAAGAACTGGCACAATCGAGTATTGAGGAACTGGGATCATTACTGACTGAAGCGAAAGAGGCTGAGCTGTCAGTTACTTATCCGACATACGTAAGTGCGCTCGGTATGAAAGCTGGTGAACTGGCTTTTAATGGCGAGATGGCGATCGTGGACGGTCAAGAAGTGTATGCGCTTTTTTGGTCAACCTTGCTGAATGAACCATCGATGCTCACGCAGGAGCGCGATCGTTTAGTTGCGCAATTGGATGAAGAAGCGCGAGTAGCAAGAATCGCTGCGGAAAGTAAGCCTAGAATGATGTTCGACAGCGATGTGGATCCGCCACGAGTGAATGATGCGGTGGAAGCTGCACTCATTCAATTGCAGGCCTTGCTAGGCGAGGATGAACAGGCAGTGGAGCGGTTAGCTAGAATAAATAAATATCGCGAAGCGGGACGTTATTTAGGTTATTTGCACGAACATGCTGATAAGAAGCAATATGACAAGCTCTGGATTTGGTTAAAAGGGCTTGCTCCACTCATTCGTCTTACTCGTAGTCGGGCAGACGTTGAGGCGTATTGGAGTTATTGGAAGCAGATGTATGAAAGAGAGCCTGACAATCCGATGTACGAGTCGCTGGCCATGACATTAATGCCAAATGTGACGCCTTATTTGTCGTCTTTCTTAATCGATAAGCAGCGTTTTCGCGATTGGGCAAATGTGCAGATCCTTCGTCGTGTAACACCAGATGAAATCGCTAAGGCGGAGCTACGTCTTATGCAGCGTGAAGCACCGGAATTGCTGCTACCGTTGTACCATCAAGCGATCGAGCGGCAAATTGAGGATCGCTCGCGTGAACAATACCGTGCAGCAGTTAAGTTACTGCACGAGCTGCGCGAACTGTATGCGGCAAGCGGTCGTGAACCACTGTGGGAGAGCTATGTACATAGCTTGCTCCATCGGTATGCACGCCTGCGTGCGCTGCGGGAGGAATTACGTAAAGGAGCGCTGCTGCCATGA